One window of Gemmobacter aquarius genomic DNA carries:
- a CDS encoding ABC transporter permease subunit, whose translation MTDLSQPDTPVRLSDAAIRRRMLAEFWFYFRQNRGAVVGLAVFLLLVFIAVFAALIAPYDPTAQNREALLVPPFWQEGGSMDYLLGTDAVGRDILSRLIFGAQYSLFIGVVVVAIALVGGVVIGLLAGYFGGWVDSVIMRVMDVILAFPSLLLALVLVAVLGPGLTNAMIAIAIVYQPHFARLTRAAVMSEMRREYVTAARVAGAGNMRLMFRTILPNCLGPLIVQATLSFSSAVLDSAALGFLGMGAQPPTPEWGTMLAEAREFILRAWWVVTLPGLAILISVLAINLMGDGLRDALDPKLKRS comes from the coding sequence ATGACCGACCTGTCCCAACCCGACACGCCTGTCCGTCTGTCTGATGCCGCCATCCGCCGCCGGATGCTGGCCGAGTTCTGGTTCTACTTCCGCCAGAATCGCGGCGCGGTCGTCGGGCTGGCCGTTTTTCTTTTGCTGGTCTTCATCGCCGTTTTCGCGGCGTTGATCGCGCCCTATGACCCGACCGCGCAGAACCGCGAGGCGCTGCTTGTGCCGCCGTTCTGGCAAGAGGGGGGTAGCATGGATTACCTGCTTGGCACCGATGCGGTGGGGCGCGACATCCTTTCGCGGCTGATCTTTGGCGCGCAGTATTCGCTGTTCATAGGTGTCGTCGTCGTCGCCATCGCGCTGGTCGGCGGTGTCGTCATCGGCCTTTTGGCGGGTTACTTCGGCGGCTGGGTCGACAGCGTGATCATGCGGGTGATGGATGTGATCCTCGCCTTTCCGTCGCTTTTGCTGGCGCTGGTGCTTGTCGCCGTTCTGGGGCCGGGCCTGACCAATGCGATGATCGCAATCGCAATCGTCTATCAGCCGCATTTCGCCCGCCTGACACGCGCCGCCGTCATGTCGGAGATGCGGCGCGAATATGTGACTGCCGCCCGCGTGGCCGGGGCCGGAAATATGCGTCTGATGTTCCGCACCATCCTGCCCAATTGCCTTGGGCCGCTGATCGTGCAGGCGACGCTGTCGTTTTCTTCCGCCGTGCTCGACTCGGCCGCCTTGGGATTTCTGGGCATGGGGGCGCAGCCCCCCACGCCGGAATGGGGGACCATGCTGGCCGAGGCGCGCGAGTTCATCTTGCGGGCGTGGTGGGTGGTGACGCTGCCGGGTCTGGCGATCCTGATTTCCGTGCTGGCGATCAACCTTATGGGCGACGGGTTGCGCGATGCGCTCGACCCCAAGCTGAAGCGGAGCTGA
- a CDS encoding HWE histidine kinase domain-containing protein, with amino-acid sequence MRDLDWDATPLGAPDAWPLSLRILTEVMLAAKQPMFVTWGADRTTLYNDAYAEILADKHPALGRAIEDIWSEIWEPDLRQIVARAYEGEALHMSDITFQLFRNGAFREAQFSFSYTPVSDAGGRVQGFFCPCLEITDAISEERRARFREGLAETLRRSADPETIAHEAASLLARHLGAEQAAYLEIDEAGELGTVRRDWTSGTLPSMAGTHRLQDFGEAFAAALRAGESIVIPDVGDTGALPIAPDAFAKRGIGAVLHVPHFHDRRLVGVLALNAARPRDWHPADVALVVEVVERINRAVDRARSERSLRESEARLRVSEDRHALLLKLSDAIRDRRDAKDVLHAAAQVFGTHLGVTFAGFAEVDGDGLARTDGQYSSRGQTPAFANRAVAIDSFGRSIATALRLGQTVIVADMATAHGFTSAEKAAVRGLGVRAFVLSPVLWQGKLEAYLFAASDTPRFWTKSEVDLVRETAERTFSALHRARAEAALIESEARFRALVHSTSDIAFRVSADWTELEHVDALGRPLHNAGSEWISLYVTPEDQPHVRATLDQAIRAKAPVDLEHRWRKPDNTIAWIRMRAVPLYDPSGTIYEWFGASTDITESKRLAHSQRVLLSELDHRVKNILAVVQSIAHQTFRPADGPLPDEARRLLGRISALAESHRLLARSSWQGASFRELVDGAVAPHRWGNADRITVDGPDLQINPRAAQTLVLALHELVTNAAKYGALSRPEGMLSVIWAVSGVEDARNMTLCWSETLGPQLAGAPARRGFGSLLIEHTLAFELEGSAKLDFAPDGLKVQVELPLRNLVPQDTAHPVAAPADSAPASSGSDIAILKGKRVLVVEDEHLVAHETVCALAKAGCEVIGPMPNLNTALASAGAAAPDAAVLDINLGSDLVWPVALLLRAKGVPFVFVTGYAAPVDVPEALQDVLRLEKPLRPDCIIQRLADEVAKSGATYRIPALA; translated from the coding sequence ATGCGTGACCTTGACTGGGACGCAACGCCGCTTGGCGCTCCCGACGCATGGCCCTTATCACTGCGAATTCTGACCGAGGTGATGCTGGCCGCCAAGCAGCCTATGTTCGTGACATGGGGCGCGGATCGAACGACGCTTTACAATGATGCCTATGCGGAAATCCTTGCCGACAAACACCCGGCGCTCGGTCGGGCGATAGAGGATATCTGGTCGGAAATCTGGGAGCCCGACCTGAGGCAGATCGTCGCCCGCGCCTATGAGGGCGAGGCGCTGCACATGTCGGACATCACGTTCCAGCTGTTCCGGAACGGCGCGTTCCGAGAGGCGCAATTCTCGTTTTCCTATACCCCTGTCAGCGATGCGGGCGGGCGCGTTCAGGGCTTCTTTTGCCCCTGCCTCGAGATCACCGATGCGATCAGCGAGGAGCGCCGCGCCCGGTTTCGCGAAGGGCTGGCCGAGACGTTGCGCCGGTCGGCTGACCCCGAAACCATTGCCCATGAGGCGGCCAGCCTTTTGGCGCGGCATCTCGGGGCAGAGCAGGCTGCCTATCTGGAGATCGACGAGGCCGGTGAATTGGGCACCGTTCGCCGCGACTGGACCAGTGGCACATTGCCCAGCATGGCCGGAACGCACCGTTTGCAGGATTTCGGAGAGGCTTTCGCCGCCGCGCTGCGGGCGGGAGAAAGCATAGTCATACCCGATGTGGGCGACACGGGCGCTTTGCCCATCGCGCCGGATGCCTTTGCCAAGCGTGGCATCGGGGCAGTGTTGCACGTGCCGCATTTCCATGACCGCCGTCTTGTCGGGGTGCTTGCGTTGAATGCCGCCAGACCGCGTGACTGGCATCCGGCAGATGTGGCGCTGGTCGTGGAAGTGGTGGAGCGCATCAACCGCGCGGTCGATCGTGCCCGTTCGGAAAGGTCGCTGCGCGAGAGCGAGGCGCGGCTTCGCGTCAGCGAGGACCGCCATGCGCTTTTGCTGAAGCTTAGCGATGCGATCAGGGACCGTCGGGATGCGAAGGACGTCTTGCATGCGGCGGCACAGGTTTTCGGAACCCATCTCGGTGTGACCTTTGCCGGTTTCGCCGAAGTTGACGGGGATGGTCTGGCAAGGACGGATGGCCAATACAGTTCCCGCGGCCAAACCCCGGCCTTCGCCAACCGCGCCGTGGCAATCGACAGCTTTGGCAGGTCGATTGCCACGGCCCTGCGTCTGGGGCAGACGGTGATCGTGGCGGATATGGCGACGGCGCATGGCTTTACGTCGGCGGAAAAGGCGGCAGTGCGGGGGCTTGGCGTCAGGGCCTTCGTCCTGTCGCCCGTGCTGTGGCAGGGGAAGCTGGAAGCCTATCTCTTTGCCGCAAGCGACACGCCCCGTTTCTGGACGAAATCCGAGGTCGATCTTGTGCGCGAGACGGCCGAACGTACTTTTTCGGCGTTGCATCGCGCCCGCGCCGAGGCGGCGCTGATCGAAAGCGAGGCACGGTTCCGCGCGCTTGTCCATTCGACCTCGGACATCGCCTTCCGTGTCAGTGCCGACTGGACAGAGTTGGAACATGTAGATGCCTTGGGCCGGCCCTTGCACAATGCGGGCAGCGAATGGATCAGCCTTTATGTCACGCCCGAGGACCAGCCCCATGTGCGCGCGACGCTGGATCAGGCGATCAGGGCGAAAGCGCCGGTCGATCTGGAGCACAGGTGGAGAAAGCCGGACAACACGATAGCCTGGATCCGGATGCGGGCGGTGCCGCTTTATGATCCGTCGGGCACGATCTACGAATGGTTCGGGGCCTCGACCGACATTACCGAAAGCAAGCGGCTGGCGCATAGCCAGAGGGTGCTGCTTTCGGAACTGGACCACAGGGTCAAGAATATCCTTGCCGTGGTGCAATCCATCGCACACCAGACCTTCCGGCCTGCCGACGGTCCGTTGCCGGACGAAGCGCGGCGGCTTTTGGGCCGGATTTCGGCCTTGGCCGAGTCGCACAGGCTTTTGGCGCGCAGCAGTTGGCAAGGGGCGAGCTTTCGCGAATTGGTCGACGGGGCGGTCGCGCCGCATCGCTGGGGCAATGCGGACAGGATCACGGTCGATGGCCCCGATCTGCAAATCAATCCGCGGGCTGCACAGACGCTGGTGCTTGCCCTGCACGAGTTGGTGACGAACGCGGCAAAATACGGTGCGCTTTCGCGGCCCGAGGGGATGTTGTCGGTGATCTGGGCGGTGAGCGGGGTTGAAGATGCCCGCAACATGACCCTGTGCTGGTCTGAAACACTGGGGCCGCAGCTTGCCGGGGCGCCTGCCCGCCGGGGTTTCGGCTCGCTTCTTATCGAACACACGCTGGCTTTCGAGCTTGAAGGAAGTGCAAAGCTCGATTTCGCGCCGGACGGGTTGAAGGTGCAGGTGGAATTGCCGTTGCGGAACCTTGTTCCGCAGGACACGGCACACCCTGTGGCCGCGCCTGCCGACAGCGCGCCTGCGTCTTCGGGAAGCGATATTGCCATATTGAAGGGCAAGCGCGTTCTGGTCGTCGAGGACGAACATCTGGTCGCGCATGAAACGGTCTGCGCGCTGGCTAAGGCAGGGTGCGAGGTGATCGGGCCGATGCCCAATCTGAACACCGCGCTCGCTTCGGCAGGGGCGGCGGCACCCGATGCCGCAGTCCTCGACATCAACCTCGGCAGCGATCTTGTCTGGCCTGTCGCCCTTTTGCTGAGGGCGAAAGGCGTGCCCTTTGTCTTTGTCACGGGTTATGCCGCGCCGGTCGACGTGCCAGAGGCCTTGCAAGATGTGCTTCGACTGGAAAAACCGCTCAGGCCGGATTGTATCATCCAGAGATTGGCCGACGAAGTGGCGAAGTCTGGCGCAACCTATCGCATTCCGGCCTTGGCGTGA
- a CDS encoding aldose 1-epimerase family protein: MTELFGQTHDAAGLAARTGNLSQIGGVRLVTCGDGLERGIRMLEFRTGSGLSFSVLVDRAMDIADVAHKGRAIGWHSPTGFRHPALHEPEGEDGLGWVRSFSGFLATCGLDHILGPEEVDASSYDYPRRNTVRHGLHGRVGAIPARLTGYGERWEGDRCILWAEGVVTQAAVFGEVLELHRQIEADLGGNDIRLTDRVVNAGFSRTPHMMMYHVNIGWPLLDEGSRYLAPVGDVVWTSHAPDLAVQDTGYRICTAPSATFREQVWEHAMVADTGGIVPVALVNDRLGLGIVVESRRDQLPCALEWQNFRSGLYALGIEPATHHVLGNRFARDRDEMIWLEHGQSRRYDLRFSVLDGAKEIAVAEARISAIARQPESAFPAPSGNFAPLDHQIGSAG; encoded by the coding sequence ATGACGGAACTTTTCGGCCAGACCCATGACGCGGCAGGGCTTGCGGCCCGAACGGGAAACCTGTCCCAGATCGGCGGGGTGCGGCTGGTCACCTGTGGCGATGGCCTGGAACGCGGCATCCGCATGCTGGAATTCCGCACCGGATCGGGGCTGTCGTTTTCGGTTCTGGTCGACCGCGCCATGGACATCGCCGATGTTGCCCACAAGGGCCGCGCTATCGGCTGGCATTCCCCGACCGGCTTTCGCCACCCTGCCCTGCACGAACCCGAAGGCGAAGACGGGCTTGGGTGGGTGCGGTCGTTTTCGGGTTTTCTGGCCACCTGCGGACTGGATCACATCCTTGGCCCCGAAGAAGTGGACGCAAGCAGTTACGACTACCCGCGCCGCAACACCGTGCGCCACGGACTGCACGGGCGCGTCGGCGCCATCCCCGCCCGTTTGACAGGATATGGCGAGCGGTGGGAGGGCGACCGTTGCATCCTTTGGGCCGAAGGCGTGGTGACACAAGCCGCCGTCTTTGGCGAGGTTTTGGAATTGCACCGCCAGATCGAGGCCGATCTGGGTGGCAATGACATCCGCCTGACCGACCGCGTGGTGAATGCGGGCTTTTCGCGGACCCCCCATATGATGATGTATCACGTCAATATCGGCTGGCCGCTGCTCGACGAAGGGTCGCGCTACCTTGCGCCGGTCGGCGATGTCGTCTGGACGTCGCATGCGCCAGACCTTGCTGTGCAGGACACGGGGTATCGCATTTGCACCGCGCCCTCGGCCACGTTCCGCGAACAGGTCTGGGAACATGCCATGGTGGCGGACACAGGGGGTATCGTGCCCGTTGCTCTGGTCAACGATAGGCTGGGTCTGGGGATCGTCGTCGAAAGCCGCCGCGATCAGCTTCCCTGCGCGCTTGAATGGCAAAACTTCCGGTCGGGGCTTTATGCTCTCGGGATCGAACCTGCCACGCATCATGTGCTGGGCAACCGCTTTGCGCGGGACCGGGACGAGATGATCTGGCTCGAACATGGCCAATCGCGGCGTTACGACCTGCGCTTTTCGGTGCTCGATGGCGCAAAGGAAATCGCTGTGGCAGAGGCGCGGATTTCGGCAATCGCCCGTCAGCCCGAGAGCGCGTTTCCAGCCCCGTCTGGCAACTTTGCCCCACTTGACCACCAGATCGGGTCCGCCGGATGA
- a CDS encoding ATP-binding cassette domain-containing protein → MTNETTVVEGRAIVRDYAMPGSLFARGSVMRALKGIDFKVSKGKTLAIVGESGSGKSTLARIIALIDAPTSGALLIDGEAVDISRRRPSPALRSKVQMVFQNPYGSLNPRQKVGDVLMEPLVINTTLPATERRDRAEAMLRKVGLQAEHFNRYPHMFSGGQRQRIAIARALMLNPSLLVLDEPVSALDLSVQAQVLNLLADLQDEFGLTYVFVSHDLSVVRYIADEVMVISKGEAVEQGTREALFANPQHPYTKSLFAATPVTNVEAIRARIDRRKAARAATV, encoded by the coding sequence ATGACCAACGAAACGACCGTCGTCGAAGGCCGTGCCATTGTGCGCGACTATGCCATGCCCGGCAGCCTGTTTGCCCGCGGGTCGGTCATGCGGGCGCTCAAGGGCATCGATTTCAAGGTGTCGAAAGGCAAGACGCTGGCCATCGTGGGCGAAAGCGGGTCGGGCAAATCGACCTTGGCGCGGATCATCGCGCTGATCGACGCGCCCACGTCCGGCGCGTTGCTGATCGACGGCGAGGCGGTCGACATCAGCCGCCGCCGCCCGTCGCCGGCGCTGCGATCAAAGGTGCAGATGGTGTTCCAGAACCCCTATGGCAGCCTGAACCCGCGCCAGAAGGTGGGCGATGTGCTGATGGAGCCTCTGGTGATCAACACTACCCTGCCCGCGACCGAACGGCGCGACAGGGCCGAGGCGATGCTTCGCAAGGTCGGGCTGCAGGCCGAGCATTTCAACCGCTACCCGCATATGTTTTCCGGGGGACAGCGCCAGCGCATCGCGATTGCGCGGGCGCTGATGCTGAACCCCTCGCTTCTGGTGCTGGATGAACCCGTTTCGGCGCTTGACCTGTCAGTTCAGGCGCAGGTCTTGAACCTGCTGGCCGATTTGCAGGATGAATTCGGGCTGACCTATGTCTTTGTGAGCCACGATCTTTCCGTGGTGCGCTATATCGCGGACGAGGTGATGGTGATCTCGAAGGGCGAAGCGGTGGAACAGGGCACGCGCGAGGCGCTTTTTGCCAACCCGCAGCACCCCTATACCAAGTCGCTGTTCGCGGCGACGCCGGTGACCAACGTCGAGGCGATCCGCGCCCGCATCGACCGCCGCAAAGCCGCCCGCGCTGCGACGGTGTGA
- a CDS encoding ABC transporter permease subunit, translated as MIRFIFSKLLYLVPTFLGITVIAFSFVRILPGDPVLLMAGERGVTPERHAQLTAQLGYDKNIVLQYFDFLGRLFHGDFGNSLVTKKPVLTEFLTLFPATVELGLCAIIIATLIGVPVGVLAAMRRGSWFDQVSMTAALVGFSMPIFWWGLLLIIFFSGILGWTPVSGRISLMFFFPDVTGFMLIDSLISGQDGAFASALSHLILPSVVLATIPLAVIARQTRSAMLEVMGEDYVRTARAKGMPPFRVIGIHALRNAMVPVVTTIGLQIGVLIAGAILTETIFSWPGIGKWMIDSISRRDYPVVQSGLLLIAGLVMLVNLLVDLTYGLINPRIRVK; from the coding sequence ATGATCCGTTTCATATTCTCCAAGCTTCTCTATCTGGTCCCGACCTTTCTCGGGATCACGGTCATCGCCTTCAGCTTCGTGCGGATCCTGCCGGGCGACCCGGTGCTGTTGATGGCGGGCGAACGGGGGGTCACGCCGGAACGTCACGCGCAACTGACCGCGCAGCTTGGCTATGACAAGAACATCGTCCTGCAATATTTCGATTTCCTCGGCCGGCTGTTCCACGGCGATTTCGGCAATTCGCTGGTCACCAAGAAGCCGGTGCTGACCGAGTTTTTGACGCTGTTCCCTGCCACGGTCGAACTGGGTCTTTGCGCCATCATCATCGCCACGCTGATCGGCGTGCCGGTGGGTGTTCTGGCTGCGATGCGGCGGGGAAGCTGGTTTGATCAGGTTTCAATGACGGCGGCGCTGGTCGGATTTTCCATGCCGATCTTCTGGTGGGGGTTGCTGCTCATCATCTTCTTTTCCGGCATCCTTGGCTGGACGCCGGTTTCGGGCCGTATCAGCCTGATGTTCTTCTTTCCCGACGTGACCGGCTTCATGCTGATCGACAGCCTGATTTCCGGTCAGGACGGCGCCTTTGCCTCGGCGCTGAGCCACCTGATATTGCCTTCGGTGGTACTTGCCACGATTCCGCTTGCGGTGATCGCGCGGCAGACGCGGTCCGCCATGCTCGAGGTGATGGGCGAGGATTACGTCCGCACCGCGCGGGCCAAGGGCATGCCGCCGTTCCGTGTGATCGGCATCCATGCGCTGCGCAACGCCATGGTGCCGGTGGTGACCACCATCGGCCTGCAAATCGGCGTGCTGATCGCGGGCGCTATCCTGACCGAGACGATCTTTTCTTGGCCCGGCATCGGCAAGTGGATGATCGATTCCATCTCGCGCCGCGATTATCCGGTGGTGCAATCGGGGCTTTTGCTGATTGCGGGGCTGGTGATGCTTGTGAACCTGCTGGTCGATCTGACCTATGGCCTTATCAACCCGAGGATCCGTGTCAAATGA
- a CDS encoding M24 family metallopeptidase — protein MVDFDKALKTLSVVSAPPVTVTEHAQRVQKLAGVMRDQGVDALWLDASSSLTYYTGLSLRLSERIHGALVHRDGSLTYITPEFERPKLESMIRLAGRVAVWEEDETPFALFADLARGRLALDPDTPYRFVAQISAQPGLTVMDAGAMTGAQRRIKSASEIAIIQAAMDASYGVQKAVHAGLRAGMKASEVADFIAAAHAALGLAHTFAAVQFGEATAYPHGVAHDQTLAQGDMVLVDLGARLHGYHSDITRTYVFGTPTERQAYLWSCEHKAQQAGFAAAQPGALCEVVDKAARDTLVHAGFGPGYSVPGLPHRTGHGLGLDIHEEPWIVKGNKTPLEAGMCFSIEPMLCVYGECGVRLEDIAYMTDTGARWFCPPANRPDAP, from the coding sequence ATGGTTGATTTCGACAAAGCCCTGAAAACCCTTTCTGTGGTGTCGGCCCCCCCCGTGACCGTGACCGAACATGCACAGCGCGTGCAAAAGCTGGCGGGTGTGATGCGCGATCAGGGCGTGGATGCGCTCTGGTTGGATGCGTCTTCGTCCTTGACCTATTACACGGGGCTTTCGCTTCGCCTTTCCGAACGCATCCACGGTGCGCTGGTTCATCGGGACGGTTCGTTGACCTATATCACCCCCGAGTTCGAACGGCCCAAGCTGGAAAGCATGATCCGTCTGGCCGGACGTGTTGCGGTCTGGGAGGAGGACGAGACTCCCTTTGCCCTATTTGCCGATCTGGCCCGTGGCCGGCTCGCGCTCGACCCCGACACGCCTTACCGCTTCGTCGCGCAAATCAGCGCACAGCCGGGGCTGACGGTGATGGACGCGGGTGCGATGACCGGCGCTCAGCGGCGCATCAAGTCGGCCAGCGAGATCGCGATCATTCAGGCTGCGATGGATGCGAGCTATGGTGTGCAAAAGGCCGTCCATGCCGGTCTGCGTGCCGGCATGAAGGCGAGCGAGGTGGCAGATTTCATCGCAGCGGCCCATGCCGCGCTTGGGCTGGCGCATACCTTTGCCGCCGTGCAATTCGGCGAAGCGACCGCCTATCCGCATGGCGTGGCCCATGACCAGACGCTGGCGCAGGGTGACATGGTCCTTGTCGATCTTGGCGCGCGGCTGCATGGCTATCATTCCGACATTACCCGCACATACGTCTTTGGCACCCCGACGGAACGGCAAGCCTATTTGTGGTCATGCGAACACAAGGCGCAGCAGGCCGGATTTGCCGCCGCGCAACCGGGCGCGCTGTGCGAGGTGGTGGACAAAGCCGCCCGTGACACGCTTGTTCATGCGGGCTTTGGACCGGGATATTCGGTTCCGGGCCTGCCGCACCGCACGGGGCATGGTCTGGGGCTCGACATTCACGAAGAGCCGTGGATCGTCAAAGGCAACAAAACGCCACTCGAGGCGGGCATGTGCTTTTCCATCGAGCCGATGCTGTGCGTTTACGGCGAATGCGGCGTAAGGCTCGAGGATATCGCCTATATGACAGATACCGGCGCACGTTGGTTCTGCCCTCCGGCAAACCGGCCCGATGCACCCTGA
- a CDS encoding ABC transporter ATP-binding protein, with protein sequence MPLLNIRNLTVTFATATGSFTAVDGVDVQVEKGEVLAIVGESGSGKSVSMLAVMGLLPDTATVTADEMTYDGRDISDLTGPERRRLIGREITMIFQEPVASLNPSFTVGFQIEEVLRLNLGLDRAKARARAIELFQAVGIPQPEAKINAYPHQMSGGQCQRVMIAMAIASNPRLLIADEPTTALDVTIQKQILDLLMKLQEDYGMALILITHDMGVVAETADRVVVQWKGKKIEEADVLSLFSSPQHPYTRALLSALPEHATGDRLPTVSDYLQHADA encoded by the coding sequence ATGCCCCTGTTGAACATCCGCAACCTGACCGTCACCTTTGCCACCGCCACCGGCAGCTTTACCGCGGTCGACGGGGTCGATGTGCAGGTGGAAAAGGGCGAGGTTCTGGCGATTGTCGGCGAAAGCGGGTCGGGCAAATCGGTGTCGATGCTGGCGGTGATGGGGCTTCTGCCCGACACCGCGACCGTCACCGCCGACGAGATGACCTATGACGGGCGCGACATTTCAGACCTGACCGGACCCGAACGCCGCCGCCTGATCGGGCGCGAGATCACCATGATCTTTCAGGAACCCGTCGCCTCGTTGAACCCGTCGTTCACCGTGGGCTTCCAGATTGAGGAGGTGTTGCGGCTGAACCTGGGGCTTGATCGCGCCAAGGCACGTGCGCGGGCTATCGAGCTGTTTCAGGCTGTGGGAATTCCGCAGCCCGAGGCGAAGATAAATGCATATCCGCACCAGATGTCGGGCGGGCAATGCCAGCGGGTGATGATCGCAATGGCGATTGCGTCGAACCCGCGCCTGCTGATTGCGGATGAACCGACGACCGCGCTGGATGTAACGATCCAGAAGCAGATCCTCGATCTGTTGATGAAATTGCAGGAAGATTACGGCATGGCGCTGATCCTGATCACGCATGACATGGGCGTGGTTGCCGAAACCGCCGACCGGGTGGTGGTGCAATGGAAGGGCAAAAAGATCGAGGAGGCAGATGTGCTGAGCCTTTTTTCATCACCGCAGCACCCCTATACGCGGGCGCTTTTGTCGGCGCTGCCCGAACATGCCACGGGCGACCGCTTGCCCACCGTTTCCGATTACTTGCAACACGCGGACGCATGA
- a CDS encoding ABC transporter substrate-binding protein, producing MAEAKTFVYCSEASPEGFDPAPYTAGGTFDASAHPIYNRLTEFKQGTTEVEPGLAESWEVSADGMEYTFKLRQGVKWQSSDTFTPTRDFNADDVIFSYDRQGNAENPWHQYIAGITYEYYTSMAMPELIKSIEKVDDYTVKFTLNQPEAPFLANIAMPFASIVSKEYADALMAAGTPEDLNNLPIGTGPFKFVAYQKDAVIRYQKNADYWGTAPLIDDLVFAITPDAAVRLQKLKANECQLMPYPAPADIEAIKADPNLKMDEQAGLNVGYLAYNTTMAPFDNPNVRKALNMAINKQAIVDAVFQGAAVPAKNPIPPTMWSYNDAVQDDAYDPEAAKKMLEEAGVKDLSMKIWAMPVQRPYMPNARRTAELMQEDLSKVGVSVEIISYEWGEYLQKSMEAGRDGAVILGWTGDNGDPDNFLSVLLSCTSAGEGGANRAFWCNEDFSKLLQDAKVTADQAERTKLYEQAQVIFKEQAPWFTIAHSTQYVPMSNKVSGFKMSPLGDFTFDTVDIAE from the coding sequence ATGGCCGAAGCAAAGACGTTCGTCTATTGCTCGGAAGCCTCGCCTGAAGGCTTTGACCCTGCGCCCTACACCGCTGGCGGCACCTTCGATGCCTCGGCACACCCGATCTACAACCGCCTGACCGAATTCAAGCAGGGCACGACCGAGGTCGAGCCGGGTCTTGCGGAAAGCTGGGAAGTGTCGGCTGACGGCATGGAATACACGTTCAAACTGCGTCAGGGCGTCAAGTGGCAGTCGAGCGACACGTTCACCCCGACGCGCGATTTCAACGCCGATGACGTGATCTTTTCCTATGACCGTCAGGGCAATGCCGAAAACCCGTGGCACCAGTATATCGCTGGCATAACCTATGAATACTATACCTCGATGGCGATGCCCGAGCTGATCAAATCGATCGAAAAGGTCGATGACTACACGGTCAAATTTACGCTGAACCAGCCCGAAGCGCCGTTCCTTGCCAATATCGCGATGCCCTTCGCGTCGATCGTGTCAAAGGAATACGCCGATGCGCTGATGGCGGCGGGAACGCCCGAAGACCTGAACAACCTGCCGATCGGCACTGGCCCGTTCAAGTTCGTGGCCTACCAGAAGGACGCAGTGATCCGTTACCAGAAGAACGCCGATTACTGGGGCACGGCTCCGCTGATCGACGATCTGGTCTTTGCGATCACGCCCGATGCCGCAGTGCGTCTGCAAAAGCTGAAAGCCAACGAATGCCAGCTGATGCCCTATCCGGCACCTGCCGACATCGAGGCGATCAAAGCCGATCCGAACCTGAAGATGGACGAACAGGCCGGTCTGAATGTGGGCTATCTGGCCTATAACACGACCATGGCGCCGTTCGACAATCCGAACGTCCGCAAGGCGTTGAACATGGCGATCAACAAGCAGGCCATCGTCGACGCGGTGTTCCAGGGCGCGGCTGTGCCTGCGAAAAACCCGATCCCGCCGACCATGTGGTCGTATAACGATGCCGTGCAGGACGATGCCTACGATCCGGAAGCCGCCAAGAAGATGCTGGAAGAAGCCGGCGTCAAGGATCTGTCGATGAAGATCTGGGCGATGCCGGTGCAGCGCCCCTATATGCCCAACGCCCGCCGCACGGCAGAACTGATGCAGGAAGACCTGTCCAAGGTCGGCGTGTCGGTCGAGATCATCTCCTATGAATGGGGCGAGTATCTGCAAAAGTCGATGGAAGCGGGCCGTGACGGTGCCGTGATCCTTGGCTGGACCGGCGACAACGGCGATCCGGACAACTTCCTGTCGGTTCTGCTCTCCTGCACCTCGGCTGGCGAAGGCGGGGCAAACCGCGCCTTCTGGTGCAACGAGGACTTCTCGAAGCTGTTGCAAGACGCCAAGGTGACTGCCGATCAGGCCGAACGCACCAAGCTGTACGAACAGGCGCAGGTGATCTTCAAAGAGCAGGCCCCGTGGTTCACCATCGCACACTCGACCCAGTATGTGCCGATGTCGAACAAGGTGTCGGGCTTCAAGATGAGCCCGCTTGGCGATTTCACCTTTGATACGGTAGATATCGCCGAGTAA